GAGGTCAAAAAACCAGAAATTAGTCTGGAACAATGCAGCATATCATTGACCTATATTTATAGATATGCAGAAGCGTACACTCACCTCGATACGATATTGGCTGAATGAAACAGATCTCCATGCCTAAGTTCAGCAATTACCCGCAACCGACTGATTGACCAACAAAACTCTTATTATGCACTGAATTGGTAGAACATATTGTTTGTAACAAATTTTTTCGGAATTGTACCTATATCTTGTGAAGGTTGATAGAACAGACTGAAAATCCTCGAGCCCCTCAGTGTATCCTTCCCTGTTCGAAGGATGAGAATTTTTTTCTTGCTGTTCTCGTGATAGTCTTGCTGAATGTCGCCTTTTTTGCAAGTAACAGTCTTGAAGTTCGTTGAACTGATGCAACAGAAACCGTCACAGAAAACATCTCAACAGAATGATAAAATGTCCTTGAACCTACGGAAAACCAATTTGGATTTTCCATTGTTACCATCGACATATTAGTGCGGGTGGGATCTACAATCTTGACACATTCAGGGTAATGCAGCAGGAATTGGATGGCTAAAAGGATTTCAATGGACAAGAATGCCAAACAACCCTGAGCGTAGaaaattattaagttttattaaatatttccaATTACGATGATTAAATTTTGGGTGTCGCTATTCATTGACAAAAGTATCTTTCCTCCTCAACATGTGCAAGACTCCCTCTCAAGCATTCTTTAGAAATTGTTCCATGCAGTATCATAATAATCCACATTATATCCCAGCTAAAAGAGAAAACTGTCAAGAGATTGCTGACCTGTGCATGAACCCGTCTCTTTCTTGCCAATGCAAGTCCAGATTgattaagattttgattgtCTGAACCACCAAAAGAATCCTTCCTTGGGGTTAAATGACATGACGGAGATTTTGAATCAGTTTTTCTGTTTAGTGAACCTCCTGGACTCACAAGGTACAAGCCCTGTGCAGTAGTGGTTCTAGAGACCGTAGAACCACCATGCTTATCAATCAAAGATGGCCATACTGTTTTAGAAGCAGGTTCATCAACAAGCATCCTCATTTTGGTTGAGTATCTATCCCGTCTTCGGTACATCTCTATTCGTCGTCTCTCCACCGCGTGTATATCTTCTTTGATATATTGAAGGTCGGATAGTACCTGGCAAAAAAATTGGAAATGGAACAGTTGAAATTTATCTTTTACTTTTCTTTACAAAGTTGAAGACACAATATCATCCAATGACACTGCTGCAAAATGATACGACACTTGCTGAGATTCACAAAAGAACGTAGAAAGGATCATTAACATTCTAAACGTGACAAACAATAAGTTCCTGATGTTATGAATGCACAAGCACAAATTTTACTCATCAAGAAGCTCAAAATAAAAATCACGTAAAATCTAAGAATCAATCTTGAGTTTGAGCTtgcacttaaaaaaaatatctatgtGAGTCAAATTACATCAAGATATGAGATGGTATATTTAGAGAAGCTCTAAGGAGATTGAATTGATACATACTTTTCAATATTGAGTTCCACACAGAACTATCATCAACATGTAAATGTGAATAATTCATAACAAAAAGAATCAAGCTCAAGAACCTCATTGAGCTCATCcagttttttctttttcaaatactGCAGAAAGTCGAGCAGAATTTGCAGATTTGTCTCAGCTTCTTCTTGCTCCATTTTACTTTTCTTCTCTGCGAGAAGTAACAAAAGGCTCTCCAGCTCTTtaactgatgcttcacatcccTGTGAATAAACCATAATGAAGTAACAACCATACAGAAGCATCTATGAATGAATGACAGGTATTAAACATCATTgagattatttttcaaaaatgaaacaagaaaataaacatTAGATAATGTtgacaaaaatgaaaaagatgATGATACTCCAAATCACCTTACAGTTATTCAGTATCTTCTGCTAACTTCCATCTTCAAAAAATGCAAATCTATTTTTTGACCATCATTTATCGTGACGGTTCTATATTAGAGATGGAATAGCCAAGTAGTGGGGGCCAATTTCTCAGTTATGGAGACGGATAAATAATAACTCACATACACATCCGACAACAATTTTTATGCACATGGTCTGTGTCTCTGTGATGCCTACCATAAGATGGTAAATATAGCGTCTATGATTCTAGAGCGTCAAATTTTTGTCCATGCATATCATTATCCCTCAAATTCGAAAAAACATTCCCACCTCCACTTTTAATAAATTCGTGAATCAGCTAGAGTTCTGTCAAGTAATTGTTTCAAAGTGACATATAACTGACCTGCTCTAAGGCCCGACGAAGTTGTTCCAAAGGACTGCCGGTCTTGGCTATTTGACGAGCAGAAGTTTTCATCAACAACTGTAAAAAAAAGGAGACACAGCAAAAAGCGCACCATGAGCACAATTCAAGATCAGACACACCCAGGCAAAACAAGCATCTTTCGAACATTAAACTCCACTATTAGATTTCAACAAATATGTCAGAAGAGAAGACAGCTCCAGGTGACATAATTAATTTTCCACACCATTACCGATTCAGTATCTATTCTTTCGCTTCTGTTTCCTCGGATATAACGTAAGAACATAATCTTTGTCTATTTCAAAAGAATATAATAATCGTTGTCCCAACACTAATTACATGGGGATAAAAGAAATCAAATAAGAATGTTCCGATTCAAGATGCACGAACAAAAAAACATGATCGACACGCTCCTTCCAATTGTACATTTTGCGACTCGCAAAACAAAAGATACAAATACCTACCAACTCTCTAAATTGCAAATCACATAACATCACTTACTTAAATAGAGCTTTCTAAAACCCCAAATTACTATCAAAAGTAAAAACAGGATCATAATACACTGTCAAATTATAAGGGAAAAAAACCTTGCTAAGGAGGAAATTCGGGTAGAGTTTGTTGGCGGTGAGAAAATGAGAGCAGCAAGGGCAATCACTCTTATTCTGTAGATGAGTCACAATACACGTGTAGCAGAAACTATGTCCGCACGCCGTCAAAAAAGCATCCTTAATAATCTGCATACATATCGGGCACAAAACATCTTTATCGAACTCTTCAACCGCCCGTTCCTCCGAGGGAGGTAGCTCCGGTGTAGACTGAGCCGGCGGCGCATCGGCGGAGGAATTTACCGGCTCGGACTTAACCGTTGGCACCAGCGCACCGACTGAAGTACTTCCGCCTCCCATTTACTTGATTTCGCCACCGTTTTCTGCAGGAGTTAACGGTGAAGAGCAGAATCCAGTGGGCATAAATAGGTGTTTTCACGTCGGGGTGGAGAAGAAGGAAAGAAAGGAACGATGAGTGTGTGTAATGTGGAGAGAAAAGGGAAGATTTGAGAATTCTATGGGCATAAACAGACCACGTTACGCGGGCGCTTTGCATTCGTATACACAGTTGCAACTGACTTCTAAgtcaataatattaatattatcagcttttttgtgtgtgtgtgtgtgtgtgtgtatgtatatNtgtaatattaatatcatataagagtaaaattagaagaaaaatttggtgtcctctctaggtagttattatcatgtcctcacacttaatataattgtatagatagtatagatatatttaaaaaaacaaaaaacaaaacaatattattccctgtttttgtttttttatagaTAGCAAATATTctcatttacaaaataaattttaagtaatgctaaaaaaataaattttaattaaaatatctcAAGCTCGACTCACTCCATTACATTGAAAATAACCTCTCGTTACAAATAATATAATCCAACGAAATAATGTTTGAAACATGACCTTTACAATCTGCactgatataaaataaatttaacgtCAAAAAATGTATGTAAAAAATCATTTTGGATGTACTTtggaaaatgaatttgaaattcataaatttcgattgtttttatttttttaaataaaaattaaatattaaattcatacattatttatttgtgttatccataaaaaaaagtattacttttattgtaaatatagacggTGTTGACTCGTGTCatgaataaatatttatgaGATCGTGTTATAAAAAGCATGCTCAAATACTATATAAGCATTTAAATgatgaatttgaagtttatgattttatttttctaaaaaataaaaaatacatttgatagatttatattggttatagacttttaatgactttcGTGGAGGTTTACTAATAttcttttatataatatataaaaatttaatgtcattcaatgtaaacttttgttgaatttaaaaaaatcatgtggtattcaaacttgactttttaaaattctacaaaaattttgagttattcaaaatgtcaatagacttttaatgagtccataaaattttattaaatataagaatCAAAGTTTAAGGTAAAactataaaatatcaaaaatgtaTTTAATTCAATCTAAAGATTTAGATAAACATTTAGTTGGAAAATTTCTCAAACTCTCATACTCACTTTCAATTTTATtggaaataatattaataaaaacacTAATTAACTCATTTTTTCCTCCTCCATATGTTTTTCTTTTGACTTTTTAAAAACACTTTTTTGTATTtataacaataatttaaaataataattattaacatcgtttattttattttgctggTCACAAAACATcgtgaaatttaaaattatatttatttaaaaaattaataaaaatttattacactacataacaaaaactataatattttattgactcataaatgaaaataataatatttatttactgagtaaaatttagttttttattaattattatacaacatttaatttttaaatattttctttaatttttgttaatCTATATTAGGATTGAGTTAGAGTTTAGATATAGAGTAAACgaacttttttattattttctttaaaatctgTCTCAGAtgcttcttttatttttattatttttcctgACGCAGCTGGGCTTGATAGTGTTAGTTATAAAAGACCTGATTTTCTCAACATTTTAACAAACGACCGTACCACGAATTTGTGCAGAAAACGGTGTAATGGTTCTTATGAAGATTAATACTCAAATATAGAATATTAATGAGATAGATAATTGTGATAAAGAAATGTTACTTCGGAGACTCAAATTTatacgtcaccctttcttccACTTAGAAAAAATTTTACTAGAATACTTTGGTTTTACAACACTTTGTAATAACTCACTTCAATCTTAGATCTTATCCAATATCTAAGTTGAAACTTTTTGTATTCTCACAAATGGTCAACACTCACATTCTAATAACTAATACAATACAAATGaagtaaattaattaatcattcgATTCAATCTGTCAAACAACTCCTCCGACAATATTGAGAAGAAATGGTCGAGTAAGTTGACAAAAGCCCTTGATGATTCTCGAAGATATGATAAATGTTATTTGTTGAGTGAGCTGTTGAGCAGTGTATATCTTGTGAGAATTAAGAGTATTCAAAAACTTTCCAGAGAACGATTCAATTGTAAAAGTCTATCGTATTGTTCTTCATCTCGATATTCTCCATATACAATacattatctatatatagtACTTTTGCATATTCATTCAACGTTCGACTATAATTCAATAAATAAGCATTAATGCAATAGTATTAACGTCGTCgtctttttcatatatatatatatcgtatAATTTACTAAATGAGCAATTTTACCTTTACCAAATCTGATAGGAAACGGCCactgacaaaaaaataataataataaccatGCGCGTAGACTTTTAAGGAAAACCGTCTGAACAACTGAATTCTTGTTTTGTCGTGCATGATCAGTCTATCAATTTTCTGATAAAATAGGTGAGATCCTTGTGAAATGTGTGGCTTGTATCTGAAGATAACTTTACTCGACTGTTGATTAATTTTATTGGATAGAAAGAACAGTCGAGTAGTCTATGTGCCACAGACTGATGCGCAGAAACGGTCGAGTAGATCAATTACTCTGCTAATGGTGAAACAATTGAATAGCTTAGTACTACATGATTAGTTGAATGGTTCTTCTCAAGCGGTCGAATATATGTAATACATATCAAAAGCCAGCTaaatataatacaaaaatttattatttgatatcaCCAAAACTAAAGGATCTGGCAATCTCCatcttaattttgattataactCAAAATTATACATATGATAGTAAAAAATTAATCACTTAAATATATACAGTGTGATTTATTGACACattaacatatttttaaaaatttatgaacatgcataataaggataactttaataatttaaatatcataaaattttataaagttacactaattacaaatatttttacatatttatcCTTTATTTTCATGTACaaataattgtattttttatttttattttgttagaaatataattaaaaaaaaattgatttttttcaaaaaaaatttacttaaaatgaatgagattattttaattttgattatttattaatattaaaaattattgttacattaaaaaaattaaataagcaCGTTTAATTGATTTGAATAATTGAAGTTTAATTGTAATAAATATAGTACTGGATTATTTATCGTATTTCATACATTAAATCaataagtaaaaaatatttatattgataaatataattattttaaataattaaaaa
This genomic window from Primulina huaijiensis isolate GDHJ02 chromosome 7, ASM1229523v2, whole genome shotgun sequence contains:
- the LOC140980780 gene encoding E3 ubiquitin-protein ligase COP1-like; the protein is MGGGSTSVGALVPTVKSEPVNSSADAPPAQSTPELPPSEERAVEEFDKDVLCPICMQIIKDAFLTACGHSFCYTCIVTHLQNKSDCPCCSHFLTANKLYPNFLLSKLLMKTSARQIAKTGSPLEQLRRALEQGCEASVKELESLLLLLAEKKSKMEQEEAETNLQILLDFLQYLKKKKLDELNEVLSDLQYIKEDIHAVERRRIEMYRRRDRYSTKMRMLVDEPASKTVWPSLIDKHGGSTVSRTTTAQGLYLVSPGGSLNRKTDSKSPSCHLTPRKDSFGGSDNQNLNQSGLALARKRRVHAQFNELQDCYLQKRRHSARLSREQQEKNSHPSNREGYTEGLEDFQSVLSTFTRYSRLRVIAELRHGDLFHSANIVSSIEFDRDDQLFATAGVSRRIKIFEFSSVVNDPADVQCPVAEMSTRSKLSCLSWNKYTKNHIASSDYEGIVTVWDVATRQSVMEYEEHEKRAWSVDFSRMEPSMLVSGSDDCKVKIWCTKQEASVLNIDMKANICSVKYNPGSSIHVAVGSADHHIHYYDLRKISQPLYIFSGHRKAVSYVKFLSNNELASASTDSTLRLWDVKDNVPLRAFRGHTNEKNFVGLTVNSEYIACGSETNEVFAYHKAISKPSACHKFSSDVDESIEDANYFISAVCWKSDSPTMLTANSQGTXELYELVFY